Genomic window (Paraglaciecola psychrophila 170):
CTTCTTGGGTTGCACCATGTTTTTCTTGGCCCAGAATGATGGCCGTAGGTAGGGTGTAGTCAATTTCACGAAAATCCACTGCATTTTCAGATAAGTTTGTTACTAGGACCTGCATGTCTTGGGTTTTTAAATGATCAACCGCATCCTCAATACATGAATGTTCTTTGGTATATACCCAGTTTTCGCTGCCCATAGCAGTGCTTTTGCGGAATTCTGGTTTTTCGTTCCAGACTGCATGCACTTCATACACACCGACCGCATCACAACTGCGCACAATGGCAGAAACATTGTGCGGCTTATGCAGCTGTTCTAAACACAAAGTTAAGCTGGGCTGGCGTTGACTAAGAAAATGCCTGATCCGGGCATAACGCTCCGCTGACATGTAGGTTTCTGCTGGCATAATGCATCAATACTAAGTAAGTGATTACTTACTCAGGAAGCTCCATCACGCCGTCGATTTCAATTTGTACACCTTTGGGTAAAGCGCTCACTTGTACTGCTGCTCTGGCAGGATAAGGTTGTTTGAAATACTGACTCATGATTTCATTTAAGGTGGCAAAGTTAGACAAATCAGTTAGAAATATATTCACTTTTACAAGATGATTGATTGAGCCGTCAGCCGCTGCGCATACTGCTTGAATATTTTTGAATACTTGATGGGCTTGTTCTGAAAAATCTTCAGAAATGACCTGCATGGTTTCTGGTACCAAAGGGATTTGCCCGGATAGGTACACAGTGGTACCACTCTTAATCGCTTGGCTGTAGGTGCCAATAGCTTGTGGCGCCTTGTCGGTATGGATAACGGACTTAGACATATTAGTTACCTTTTTTCTATTTGTAGATGTGTGAGTGAATGAGGGTAATCCCTAATTCTGTTTTGCTTGACTATGCCTGGATACCCGCTGTACTTCTGGCATAGTTCGGATTTTACGCATCACATTGGCTAATTGCAGACGGTTTTTGATGGTCAGCTCGATATCAATATAATACACGTTACTTTCTTTTTCTTCAGTTTGTAATCCAACAATGTTTGAACCACAGCTCGCAACCGTATTGGTTAAGGTTGCTAAAGTACCTTGATGGTTAATTAACTCGATGCGCAGCGCTGCGTGAAAATTACCGAGTACATCATCCCCCCATAGCATGACTAACACACGGTGAGGCTCTTCTTTACTTAGTTTACGAATGTTACTGCAGCCAGTTTGATGAATAGCCATGCCCTTTCCAGGACTTATGACGGCAACAATTTCATCATCGGGAATAGGGTGACAGCAGCGCGAGTAGGAAACTAATAAGCCTTCGGTTCCACGAATTGCAACTTTATTTTGTTTATCAGATAGATTGGTATTTTCGCCTAACAATCGTCTTGCGACTATAGCGCTAAGCTCATTACCTAGGCCAATGTCTGCCAGTAGTTCAGCGAAACTATTATGTTTGGTTTCGAGCACAACGCGGTCAATATCCGTTTGCAGTAGTTTATCCAGTTTCACTTTACCTAAAGCATGCCTGAGCAGTCGAGTACCCATTAATATCGCTTCTTCAGAGCGTTGATTTTTTAAATAATGGCGAATACGTGAACGTGCCTTGGCACTGACTACAAAATTGAGCCAGTTAGCATTAGGTTTGGCTCTGGGAGAGGTAATAATTTCAACTGTTTGACCATTTTCTAATGGTTTACTCAGTGAAAATGTACGTCTTTCTACTTTTACCCCAACACAAGAATTACCGACATCAGTATGCACCGCGTAAGCAAAGTCTACTGCTGTTGCACCAAGTGGTAACTCAATGATCCTGCCATCTGGGGTAAACACATAGATTTCATCAGGGAATAAATCTGTTTTAACATTTTCTATAAATTCAAAAGAAGAACTGGCGCTATGCTGTAACTCAATCAAAGACTGCATCCATTTACGCGCACGTACTTGGGCAGTGGTATCGTTACTATCCTTGGTATCTTTATAAACCCAATGTGCTGCCACACCCTTGTCTGCCATATGATCCATGTCGTTGGTGCGAATTTGAATTTCGACGGGAATACCGTGCGGACCAATCAATGACGTATGCAATGATTGATAACCATTAGTGCGAGGGATAGCAATATAATCTTTAAAGCGGCTCTCGATGGGTTTGTATAAGCCATGCATCGCACCTAAAGCCCGATAACAATGATCAACCGAGTCTACTACCACTCGAAAAGCATAAATATCCATGACTTCGTTGAACATCAACTCTTTGTTTTTCATTTTACGATAAATCGAATACAAATGTTTTTCGCGGCCGGTAACAGTCGCGTTTATTTTAACTGCAGCTAAACGAGTCTCAACTTCTTTGCGGGTATTTTCGATGACTTCTTTGCGGTTACCACGGGCTTGTTTGACGGCATTACCTAATGCGCGGTAGCGCATCGGATACATTGCCTGAAAACCTAATTCTTCAAGCTCATTTTTAATTTCGTGAATTCCCAATCGATGAGCAATAGGTGCATATATTTCTAAGGTTTCGCGGGCAATACGCCGCCGCTTATCTGGACGTAAAGAGCCTAAAGTGCGCATGTTATGAGTGCGATCGGC
Coding sequences:
- a CDS encoding RidA family protein, whose translation is MSKSVIHTDKAPQAIGTYSQAIKSGTTVYLSGQIPLVPETMQVISEDFSEQAHQVFKNIQAVCAAADGSINHLVKVNIFLTDLSNFATLNEIMSQYFKQPYPARAAVQVSALPKGVQIEIDGVMELPE
- the spoT gene encoding bifunctional GTP diphosphokinase/guanosine-3',5'-bis pyrophosphate 3'-pyrophosphohydrolase, which translates into the protein MYLFEGLKQKLEAYLPPDKVADTQRAFILARDAHSGQMRSSGDPYITHPVAVACILADMRLDHETLMAALLHDVIEDTHHNKEDLSRQFGETVGELVEGVSKLEKIHFSSTQEAQAENFRKMMMAMVQDIRVILIKLADRTHNMRTLGSLRPDKRRRIARETLEIYAPIAHRLGIHEIKNELEELGFQAMYPMRYRALGNAVKQARGNRKEVIENTRKEVETRLAAVKINATVTGREKHLYSIYRKMKNKELMFNEVMDIYAFRVVVDSVDHCYRALGAMHGLYKPIESRFKDYIAIPRTNGYQSLHTSLIGPHGIPVEIQIRTNDMDHMADKGVAAHWVYKDTKDSNDTTAQVRARKWMQSLIELQHSASSSFEFIENVKTDLFPDEIYVFTPDGRIIELPLGATAVDFAYAVHTDVGNSCVGVKVERRTFSLSKPLENGQTVEIITSPRAKPNANWLNFVVSAKARSRIRHYLKNQRSEEAILMGTRLLRHALGKVKLDKLLQTDIDRVVLETKHNSFAELLADIGLGNELSAIVARRLLGENTNLSDKQNKVAIRGTEGLLVSYSRCCHPIPDDEIVAVISPGKGMAIHQTGCSNIRKLSKEEPHRVLVMLWGDDVLGNFHAALRIELINHQGTLATLTNTVASCGSNIVGLQTEEKESNVYYIDIELTIKNRLQLANVMRKIRTMPEVQRVSRHSQAKQN
- the trmH gene encoding tRNA (guanosine(18)-2'-O)-methyltransferase TrmH; its protein translation is MSAERYARIRHFLSQRQPSLTLCLEQLHKPHNVSAIVRSCDAVGVYEVHAVWNEKPEFRKSTAMGSENWVYTKEHSCIEDAVDHLKTQDMQVLVTNLSENAVDFREIDYTLPTAIILGQEKHGATQEAVAAADQDIIIPMVGMVQSLNVSVAAALILYEAQRQRQQAGMYNTQQLTEQACQKMLFEGGFPRLREICDRKGLPYPHIDSRGHIDEGANWWKKIQLTGKNL